A genomic segment from Propioniciclava sp. MC1595 encodes:
- a CDS encoding HNH endonuclease signature motif containing protein: MDERTPTATALAGARSLLSSVDHMGRKRLDAEARLALVTEVVALGRQVEALRAVLVAEADRARSAEAARGTSIKSLLAVSAKVTAGEASSWVYAGKDITAHPKVAEATLAGDVSVAQARAIDKVLGELPATLSHEQREQAEDILLGKAHLVDAKDLARQTRRVLEAVAPEVDAVEDELSRLDAQRKRAWAARSLVFSPDGDGSLRFRGQLPTLEGEAFKRLVEAHSVSNRRALEHAGDRHDEAGLRTSEQRTADGLVALVAARPQVGSARRPTEGQFPRTADASATQPSTAGRATSMRPTVVVTLSYDDLLERAEQAGVLAGGEQLTAGELRRLACDANVLPVILGSASVPLDVGREQRLVTPGIRRALEVRDQGCAFPGCRVQAHACEAHHITPWWAGGDTALGNLVLLCPHHHGTVEPLRFFDRGAPPTRWTVRIDDEGQPVFTPPRSRPPVDQTPLRPARTPCATGSDAQAVLLE; the protein is encoded by the coding sequence ATGGACGAGCGCACCCCCACCGCCACCGCTCTGGCCGGCGCGCGCTCGCTGCTGAGCTCAGTCGACCACATGGGTCGCAAGCGTCTGGACGCCGAGGCCCGCCTTGCGCTCGTCACGGAGGTGGTCGCGCTCGGGCGCCAGGTGGAGGCCCTGCGTGCCGTGCTCGTGGCCGAGGCCGACCGGGCGCGATCCGCGGAGGCGGCACGCGGGACGAGCATCAAGTCCCTGCTCGCTGTCTCGGCCAAGGTGACCGCCGGAGAGGCCTCATCGTGGGTGTACGCCGGCAAGGACATCACCGCGCACCCGAAGGTGGCCGAGGCGACGCTGGCGGGCGATGTCTCCGTCGCCCAGGCCCGGGCCATCGACAAGGTCCTGGGCGAGCTGCCGGCCACGCTCAGTCACGAGCAGCGCGAGCAGGCGGAGGACATCCTGCTCGGCAAGGCCCACCTCGTCGACGCGAAGGATCTCGCCCGGCAGACCCGGCGCGTCCTCGAAGCCGTCGCCCCGGAGGTGGACGCGGTGGAGGACGAACTCTCCCGCCTGGACGCCCAACGCAAGCGCGCCTGGGCCGCTCGGTCGCTGGTCTTCAGTCCCGACGGGGACGGCAGCCTCCGGTTCCGCGGGCAACTGCCGACGCTCGAGGGCGAGGCCTTCAAGCGACTCGTGGAGGCGCACTCCGTCTCCAACCGGCGCGCCTTGGAACACGCCGGGGATCGCCACGACGAGGCCGGTCTGAGGACCTCCGAACAGCGCACCGCCGACGGGTTGGTCGCGCTGGTCGCGGCGCGGCCTCAGGTGGGCTCCGCGCGGAGGCCGACTGAGGGGCAGTTCCCTAGGACTGCCGACGCGTCCGCGACACAGCCGTCGACCGCCGGGCGCGCGACCTCGATGAGGCCGACCGTGGTGGTCACCCTCTCCTACGACGACCTTCTCGAGCGCGCCGAGCAAGCCGGCGTGCTCGCGGGCGGTGAGCAGCTGACCGCCGGTGAACTGCGCCGACTCGCCTGCGACGCGAACGTCCTGCCCGTGATCCTGGGTTCCGCCAGCGTGCCGCTCGACGTCGGGCGCGAGCAGCGGCTCGTCACACCGGGCATCCGGCGCGCACTGGAGGTTCGCGACCAGGGCTGCGCGTTCCCGGGCTGCCGCGTCCAGGCGCACGCCTGCGAGGCACACCACATCACTCCGTGGTGGGCGGGCGGCGATACGGCACTGGGGAACCTGGTGCTCCTGTGCCCGCACCACCACGGCACGGTCGAGCCGCTCCGCTTCTTCGACCGCGGGGCTCCACCCACCCGCTGGACCGT